The following DNA comes from Anastrepha obliqua isolate idAnaObli1 chromosome 1, idAnaObli1_1.0, whole genome shotgun sequence.
tattctgtcgcaagtgctcgcagcctcatatgcaagtatgtctatggcagtttgtatgcatgtatttatgtactatatatgtgtgtttgcttttgcacgtccataggaacgatttttcatatgcagatatttattttattgagctgaacgaatatattgatattgtaatgaaatcctgtcgaattatatTATTGGTATACGTTTCTTTAAGttcctcttaccaaataaatattattatccttaagaaaattaaatactagtttttttaattttaattttttatttttattcacagaaatttaagtaatcttatatgtatatgtatatgtatatatattacaatgctataaataataggtatttacatttcctgaaatgaaaaaaaatatatataaaattgttaaagcacgaattacgaaattgttctcatactacaacaatttctcacacgacttcgatattgacatcgattaagtcattgcgatttacctgatttttaaaacactactctcaatccatcatgattaagaaaaaattgtagtgctttaaaaatctaggctcgggtgctagctgaaagagaagaaaaaataaaaaagaattcttCTAACGTGAGATCATTTGCTACACCTACACCTACTGTACGATTTACGTACACTTTAGTAACGGGCGGGcaaacccaatcagagccagTACTAGGTGAGCGACTTCTAGTAACTGGCTCTAATCTTAAAGATGGAACAGCCCCATCTAAAACTTTATAACGAGTTACTTGCTCTGGACTAAAGTGGCGCTTACAAACATATAGCTTGTCAGAATCTGCTGgttgcacgttgcaagccaGGGCCCAACTAATTCGAGCCTCTCCTCGTCGAGGAAATTCATACAACGTATGACCCTTTTCCACCACGCATCCTACCACGCAACAGCTCCGTTGCTTTTTTGGAATTGTACAGCTGTATGTAGGGTCATCGTCGTGCcctattaagaaaatttattttataatataatataaacgtataataattcaaagaaggttataggcatgtttttatgatggaactcccttcccacagcccccaggccgcgccaccactctcattcatcactaataatcgaatattgctgaatgtactttaaatctcttcctattagtccctactcctactactactatttttaccttactttccttttaatactttatctttactactatctgtaattttaattttaattttgattttactgtttatctttttatgtaaactattcttaaggtcaatcattgtaaaaataacctatggttgtatgttttgacttagtaataataaataaataatatttgcttaaatttaatttaaaaactcttagttttccctatttcccactatttatagcacactctagacttcacaaTCCGCATAAggttcaaatgcaaagttcaaaaacggtttgagatagaaaattaataaaaataattttgcttgatatttttctgattggttgttttgattttattcaataaGGCATagtaacggatgccgggtattgtaatattatggttattatattaataaaaaattattttctatgaaatatatgcacatacacattcaaaaataatttaaatttcttaacttcctccactttcctgcctcaaaactctaatgctaacagttagcaaacctcaccctcaataaaacctatccaccctaatattatatcaaatgaatGCAATACAtcagtaggtatgtgtgtttgataTTATTGTAGGTTCGCTTtagcgaaatataaaaacacacatacctacttatgtatTGCGCAAAAACTTACCTAAACGAAGGGTGGGGATGGCACCCTTTTTCAAACATTGTCCCCCCACAACACATGCctcaaagtgttttacacacacaaaTGAGTTGTGGGGTGGAAGATGTTCCGTCCTGGCAATATGCAAATTCTGCCTCCATTTGTCTGCTAATATGGGGTCCTgtgggaaagaaaataatttcacttcactgttttttaaataacacccGCGCACACGACACGTTCTgctcatttttaaatcgaaaaagtttaaaaaaattcggaaaatcgaaagcgtttgaaaattgcgcgacgtcaatcaaaagtttttctcaaactaaAGTTCATTAGACTCTTTTGGTTTGACATGGAAATTTTGGCGCAAATTAcgcaaaatcaattcaaattcaaaaatgaattttcatgcaaataaagagacaaaaagcacctgtaacctaactttggcacaaaacggaaagtttccaaaaaacaagctcttaattctcaaaagctgttaaatttctgcagttgagcatat
Coding sequences within:
- the LOC129235872 gene encoding uncharacterized protein LOC129235872; translated protein: MSRTCRVRGCYLKNSEVKLFSFPQDPILADKWRQNLHIARTEHLPPHNSFVCVKHFEACVVGGQCLKKGAIPTLRLGHDDDPTYSCTIPKKQRSCCVVGCVVEKGHTLYEFPRRGEARISWALACNVQPADSDKLYVCKRHFSPEQVTRYKVLDGAVPSLRLEPVTRSRSPSTGSDWVCPPVTKVYVNRTVGVGVANDLT